From Acidimicrobiales bacterium, the proteins below share one genomic window:
- a CDS encoding Rrf2 family transcriptional regulator, translated as MRMSEGVEWCIHCTMTLAMLPSGQSLPGAQLAELHGVPAPYLAKHLQLMSRAGLITSQPGPRGGYRLARPANEITVLDVVEAVEGPEPAFRCTEIRRQGAVPSAGPGCLKACCVAATMDRADSAWRTALRSTTIEDLVICERLQARPGAMTELSTWFDKVARKRR; from the coding sequence ATGCGGATGTCCGAAGGCGTGGAGTGGTGCATCCACTGCACCATGACCTTGGCCATGCTGCCGTCTGGCCAGTCGCTCCCCGGTGCCCAGCTGGCCGAGCTGCACGGCGTGCCCGCTCCCTACCTGGCCAAGCACCTGCAACTCATGTCGCGGGCCGGGCTGATCACCTCCCAGCCCGGCCCCAGGGGCGGTTACCGCCTGGCCCGCCCTGCCAACGAGATCACCGTCCTCGACGTCGTCGAGGCCGTCGAGGGCCCCGAGCCCGCGTTCCGCTGCACGGAGATCCGGCGGCAGGGCGCGGTCCCGTCCGCCGGCCCCGGCTGCCTGAAGGCGTGCTGCGTGGCCGCGACGATGGACCGGGCCGACTCGGCCTGGCGCACCGCGCTGCGCTCGACCACGATCGAGGACCTGGTGATCTGCGAGCGCCTCCAGGCCAGGCCCGGCGCCATGACCGAGCTGAGCACCTGGTTCGACAAGGTCGCCCGCAAGCGCCGCTGA
- a CDS encoding alpha/beta hydrolase has translation MRWWLLALGVWSAVWTVNALVPRRGRFSLVPSFLAAWFTIELAFHHLAGLLVLTAVLVAAGALDGWAGWLGLGTALGSAAGLAVLGLRSLRTTVGLRRNLEDLDTTGAPRYPRAQLLVPVAVRRREVQRTRDLPYAKAGGRVLKLDVYRPRNGGGGRPCVLQVHGGAWVLGDKREQGIPLLTHLAANGWVGFNANYRLSPHATFPDHLVDLKRAVAWIREHAHEHGGDPGFVAVTGGSAGGHLAALVALTANDPEYQPGFEQADTSVQAAVPFYGVYDFTNRFGTWDPWFVHEFLRKHVMKAFIEDEPEAYEKASPLSRLHPHAPPFLVVHGDGDTLAPVADARSFVEALRAVSRSPVLYAEMQGAQHAFEVFPSFRTARVIEAVERFLHHVHEEHARGRRPTEAETADQLTA, from the coding sequence GTGCGGTGGTGGCTGCTCGCGCTCGGGGTCTGGTCGGCCGTGTGGACGGTCAACGCCCTCGTGCCCCGGCGCGGGCGGTTCTCGCTCGTGCCGAGCTTCCTCGCGGCCTGGTTCACGATCGAGCTGGCCTTCCACCACCTCGCCGGCCTCCTCGTCCTGACGGCCGTGCTGGTGGCGGCCGGGGCGCTCGACGGGTGGGCGGGGTGGCTGGGCCTCGGCACCGCGCTCGGGTCGGCGGCCGGGCTCGCCGTGCTCGGCCTGCGGTCGCTCCGCACGACCGTCGGCCTGCGCCGCAACCTCGAGGACCTCGACACCACCGGCGCCCCCCGCTACCCCAGGGCCCAGCTGCTCGTCCCCGTCGCCGTCCGCCGGCGCGAGGTGCAGCGCACCCGTGACCTCCCCTACGCGAAGGCGGGCGGGCGGGTGCTGAAGCTCGACGTGTACCGGCCCCGGAACGGCGGCGGCGGGCGGCCGTGCGTCCTCCAGGTGCACGGCGGGGCCTGGGTCCTCGGCGACAAGCGCGAGCAGGGCATCCCCCTCCTCACCCACCTGGCCGCCAACGGCTGGGTCGGGTTCAACGCCAACTACCGCCTCAGCCCCCACGCCACGTTCCCCGACCACCTCGTCGACCTCAAGCGGGCCGTCGCCTGGATCCGCGAGCACGCCCACGAGCACGGCGGCGACCCCGGCTTCGTGGCCGTCACCGGCGGGTCGGCCGGCGGCCACCTCGCCGCGCTCGTCGCCCTCACGGCGAACGACCCCGAGTACCAGCCCGGCTTCGAGCAGGCCGACACGTCGGTGCAGGCCGCCGTGCCGTTCTACGGCGTCTACGACTTCACCAACCGCTTCGGCACCTGGGACCCGTGGTTCGTCCACGAGTTCCTGCGCAAGCACGTGATGAAGGCCTTCATCGAGGACGAGCCGGAGGCCTACGAGAAGGCGTCGCCGCTCAGCCGCCTCCATCCCCATGCGCCGCCGTTCCTCGTCGTGCACGGCGACGGCGACACCCTCGCGCCGGTGGCCGACGCCCGGTCCTTCGTCGAGGCCCTGCGGGCCGTCTCCCGCTCGCCCGTGCTCTACGCCGAGATGCAGGGCGCGCAGCACGCCTTCGAGGTGTTCCCGTCGTTCCGCACCGCCCGGGTCATCGAGGCCGTCGAGCGGTTCCTCCACCACGTCCACGAGGAGCACGCCCGGGGCCGCCGCCCGACCGAGGCCGAGACG